A portion of the Actomonas aquatica genome contains these proteins:
- a CDS encoding tail fiber domain-containing protein, with protein sequence MHLPILSRRGFFIRRLLVLFGALGLLATLSHAQAITSVVPGYLSYQGKVTDASGNPLGASPSPINRTVTFRIWTHPTNSAAADLIYAETQTVTISDGEFSVLIGQGSAVSDQPLGFDESGKGPPTLTPTSAVVFNSPDRYLGVTIDDGSSAADPEIAPRQRLVSSAYAVRAKYAEVVGSNGNSSIVAADNGNVGIGTANPTAKLDVAGSMRVGNSNFVATDSGNIGIGTANPAAKLDVAGSMRVGGASVLDTVFSLMSGSDTEVGLEIKSFGDGNHSWIHTGNGGDLYLGSGNGPSAQLINGNNDVIFFNSAFADKGFSTTGQRLTHPEGAWLEWNKDNSQKKTYLLNQPGAAAGGIVFGKIDGANSWSEQMTIFGDGRVGINSGPSGQLTIRNGAGGTESIKLYSSSGHSELQLHVGNLFGQTDSASNTQLAMFEMPGGGKIGFWDHVVLQYGRVGIGTTNPQVPLHVVDSVSMGLPEYRYLARSGSNLVSGESGNISIWANGRVVCEEVNAISDERVKVIEGVSDSASDLITLMELRVTDYHLKDTIGRGMASEKKVIAQQVETVFPQAISENTGVIPNFYQRAAVADGWVSIETDLAVGDRVRLIDDASDEKKSKIDRVFEVREVAQGRFRVDLPPETKEVFVFGQEVDDLRVVDYDAIAMLNVSATQEIKREKDAEIAELRAANAALAERVAALEERNRHWKLKLTAIEEMLRAGNVAQTPATAKTTSSSDEE encoded by the coding sequence ATGCACCTGCCCATCCTATCCCGCCGTGGTTTTTTCATCCGCCGACTCCTTGTGTTGTTCGGTGCGTTGGGGCTGCTGGCGACTCTGTCTCATGCTCAGGCCATCACCAGCGTGGTGCCGGGTTATCTCAGTTACCAAGGTAAGGTAACCGATGCTTCCGGAAATCCGTTGGGGGCCAGTCCTTCTCCCATCAACCGCACGGTGACCTTCCGCATCTGGACGCATCCGACCAATAGCGCGGCCGCCGATCTGATCTACGCGGAGACGCAGACGGTCACCATCTCGGACGGCGAGTTCAGCGTGCTCATCGGCCAAGGCTCAGCCGTGTCGGATCAGCCTTTGGGCTTCGATGAATCCGGCAAAGGTCCTCCCACTCTGACGCCGACTTCCGCCGTGGTCTTCAACTCGCCCGATCGTTATCTGGGCGTGACCATCGATGACGGTTCCAGCGCGGCCGATCCGGAAATCGCGCCGCGCCAACGCCTGGTCAGTTCGGCTTATGCGGTGCGGGCGAAATACGCCGAGGTCGTCGGTTCCAACGGCAACTCCAGCATTGTCGCGGCGGACAATGGCAACGTCGGTATCGGCACCGCCAATCCGACCGCCAAACTCGATGTCGCGGGCAGCATGCGCGTGGGCAACTCCAACTTCGTTGCGACGGATTCCGGTAACATCGGCATCGGCACGGCCAACCCGGCCGCGAAGCTCGATGTCGCGGGATCCATGCGGGTGGGTGGGGCCAGTGTGCTCGACACCGTTTTTTCCCTCATGTCGGGTTCGGACACGGAGGTCGGCTTGGAGATCAAGTCGTTCGGTGATGGCAATCACTCTTGGATCCACACGGGTAACGGCGGCGACCTCTATCTTGGCTCGGGCAACGGGCCGAGCGCGCAGTTGATCAACGGCAACAATGACGTGATCTTCTTCAATTCGGCCTTTGCTGACAAAGGCTTCTCCACCACGGGCCAGCGCTTGACTCACCCCGAGGGCGCTTGGCTGGAGTGGAACAAGGATAACAGCCAAAAGAAGACCTACCTGCTCAACCAACCGGGGGCGGCTGCGGGCGGAATCGTATTCGGCAAGATTGATGGGGCCAATTCGTGGTCTGAGCAGATGACGATCTTCGGTGATGGTCGGGTGGGCATCAATTCGGGACCGTCGGGTCAGTTGACGATCCGAAACGGTGCCGGGGGCACCGAGTCGATTAAGTTGTATTCAAGTAGTGGACACTCTGAGCTTCAGCTCCATGTGGGGAATTTGTTTGGCCAAACGGATTCGGCCTCCAACACCCAGCTCGCCATGTTTGAAATGCCGGGCGGAGGAAAGATCGGCTTTTGGGATCACGTGGTTCTTCAATATGGCCGTGTGGGTATTGGCACGACGAATCCCCAAGTGCCGCTTCATGTGGTCGACTCGGTATCCATGGGTCTGCCGGAATACCGGTATCTCGCCAGAAGCGGAAGCAATCTTGTATCCGGTGAGTCGGGCAACATTTCGATTTGGGCCAATGGTCGCGTGGTTTGTGAAGAAGTGAACGCGATCTCGGATGAGCGCGTGAAGGTTATCGAGGGCGTGTCTGATAGCGCCAGTGACTTGATCACCCTCATGGAGCTGCGCGTGACGGATTATCATCTCAAGGACACGATTGGCCGGGGAATGGCGTCGGAAAAGAAGGTGATCGCGCAGCAGGTGGAGACCGTGTTCCCCCAAGCCATCAGCGAGAACACGGGAGTCATTCCCAATTTTTACCAAAGGGCAGCCGTCGCCGATGGTTGGGTTTCGATCGAGACCGATTTGGCGGTGGGTGATCGGGTTCGCTTGATCGATGACGCGTCCGACGAAAAGAAATCCAAGATCGATCGTGTTTTCGAGGTGCGGGAGGTCGCTCAAGGACGCTTCCGCGTGGACCTCCCGCCGGAGACCAAGGAGGTTTTTGTCTTTGGTCAGGAAGTCGATGATCTGCGTGTGGTCGACTACGATGCGATCGCGATGCTCAACGTCTCCGCGACGCAAGAGATCAAGCGCGAGAAGGACGCCGAGATCGCTGAATTGCGCGCCGCGAATGCAGCTTTGGCCGAGCGGGTGGCTGCGCTCGAAGAGCGCAATCGTCACTGGAAGCTGAAGCTCACCGCCATCGAAGAAATGCTGCGCGCCGGCAACGTGGCGCAGACGCCCGCGACGGCCAAAACGACCTCCTCATCGGACGAAGAGTAA